In the Diadema setosum chromosome 11, eeDiaSeto1, whole genome shotgun sequence genome, CACACATTCTGCTGGAATGCATCTATACAGAAACGCCTTTCCATATAATACCTACGTACTTTGACCTCCATAATTGAATGAAGCTAAACAAATTGTAGTTTACTTGTTGACTCATTTTAAAGCAGGCATAGACTTGTAAGAAActcatacaattctaaaaatatgaaaacaattcatgttttgttttgttttttgacatgTAATCAAGTACAACCCGTTTCCCACCGAAAAGTTACCCTTGTTAAGTTTTTGAAGCTCCACAATAATGGATGTGAAGGATAcaatttattccttttttttaatttcatcaacattttaaaaagaaactTATGACTTATTTTCAAGTCCATGTGAGACTTGTACATTGATGTCACACTGCCTTTTCTGCTGTAATTTCTGTACACGATTTGTAACAAGCTGGACTTCTTTGTGTCAACCAGTGAAGTTGTAGAATCTCAAAACTGTTTTAGTTGAAGTTAtttgatacatcaaataatatatgaaaataCTCTCATTTCTGAAGCTATTTAGAAGTGAAGTTTACTGAAATTGGCTGATCACAGAAAATGACACGAGAGTTTTCACTCTTACAGTAGTGTTCATTCGGAGTAAATTTTAATGTGGTGTTGACACTTTGCTGCATGAGTCATTTAAACAATGTGGACAAAATTTTACCATCTTGGTATTCTTTGCAGCactctttaaagaaaaaaagaagtgaacgTACTTCCAAGTCCCACATCCACATTTGTACATTGATTTAGGAGtggatatgtttttgtttgtgcgATTTGTTTCCGTATTTGTTGGTCTGTTCAGTCTGAGAATGTATGAAATTAAATGTTATTACAGGATCAGTGATTTTTTGAAGGGATACTCTTGTGAAACATGTTGCACTAATAAAACATAAATTAAATTTCATCTATGTTATTTCATCCTTGCGTGTTCCTTTCAGGAGTTTCCGCGGCCCAGCGAGGAGGCAATGACGCGCCGTCTGAAGGAGAGTGCCTGGACCCTGCACGGTGGAGGACTGTCGGCCAACATCTCGTCCAAGTTTGCGCCCCGCTCGGACACGGGCAAGACGGGTCTGGTCAACCTGGGAAACACCTGTTATATGAACAGCGTCCTGCAGGCTCTCTTCATGACCTCAGGGTGGGTATGGACGTTGAGACTGTGTGATGATCAGTTTCTGATGCTGCTTGGCAGTGTCACTGCTGTGCGAGCCCTGCTCATGAcacttggcctttgacctttgactcccaATGTTCCAGTCTTCACTACTGCAAAACTTTGTGCAAAAGCCAACATATGTAATCCGCGGCACTTCCAATTAGTGTATGTATATACCCTGTGCTGCTGagaactattttctttttcttttgagtaAGCTCACACTTTATTAAGTGGGAACCTATGATATTGCTTATGGCTGTCTCTTACATCTTGTGTGGAAGCTGTGTAGTGGAAAGAGGTGAAGGCTGTATTGATGTATAAGCTTGTTGCCTGGTCAATGCAAGTGACTTGAAATGTAGCATTGGTCAAAGTAAATGTGAATGTAATGCAGACTATCTTCACACTCAAGAGTCCAAGTCACTCTGCAGACAGCTGATTTACTCTatgaaaaacatgcacacaaaattGAAATAGTATTGAGTAATCTGGAAGTTTAAAAATCAAATGTGTTTTATTGCATAGTTGCCCTTCTTATCACAACCAAAGCCAGTTTGTCTAAAAAGTCCTAATGTTTTGTCTCCACCACTGATTGCATTATGGATAAATTCACCTCAGTGCTCACATAGTTGAGACTTTAAATGTGTCACAAGAACACATATCACAAAACTTTCATGTTTTGCTTATTTCACAGTTTCCATGACGACATCCTGTCCTATCCGCTGTTCAACAGACAGAGCATCATGTTCAATATTCAGCTGACCTTTGCTTTCTTGACCCACACTCAAGTAAGCATAAAATgctcatatttttcatattcattgtggtttaatattactgtaaaagttgtTAGATttgtgtgactaatttttcatgctcagcggggtaagaagagttcTGCATGTTTTTTATCTCATGGAATCAAGacgtcaactactggaacatatggcaagcaaaaatatttgcatgcttttgtttttgccaccgcgaatatttccacttttacagtatttcaacTGATGTTCATGTCATGCAGTGGGATATGACCCAGGGCCCTTTTAGAGCCGAGTTTTTGAAACTTCGTGTGAAGAAAAGACCTagagtgttctttttttttttccagtttcagtttattttcattgaatCAAGTCGTAGAAGTATGCAAAATGTTACATAAGTCAGTCATAATATTGCAAATGTGTAAATACAGAACTTGATGGAATGGGATACTACCATGAAGATCATGAAAATGGTAGTGCAAATCCTCAATGGATTTGAATAGAAGTCTACTGCAGTACACTTCTGTTATGCCGTGGAAAACGAGTTCTGAGTATACtcggcaggtgtctgtgggacattcgtgttgtagcaatatcagcccATCATCAGTGGGTTATAGGGATCATGGTTAGAATGAAATTTCTGCTACAATGAGGTACAAATTCAGGTCCTAAAATTTTAATCTATATATCTTTACatactttatttgtttggttataacaaaatttcaatataatgaaagaaaactgccagccCCAAGGACTTGGTTATAATAGGACTTACCtgcatgaactttttttttttttgccaccagAGAGCAGCATATGCACCGAAGGACTTCCTACAAGCCTCCAGACCACCATGGTTTTCCCCTGGCTCCCAGCAGGACTGCTCAGAGTTTCTCAAGTACCTCCTCGACAGGCTGGATGAGGAGGAGAAAGGGTGgaggaagatgatgaagaaggcGGCAACGTCGCTCTCAACATCCTTGTCATCACCATCGTCGTCCACCTCCTCGACGCCTGTGGAGTCTTCTCAGGAGATGGTGAGAAATTTGTCTGTGTGCAATCTGGTATCAAATTTGTTGTTGATAATTCCCTTTTTTGTCATTGTAGCTGATAGATAAGAGATTGCATGAGTATGCCAACTTTGCCTGATTGTGAATTCTAATCAAGGCAGATTTTAGTTTTCCAGATGACTTGTCCTTGTGGTCAAGAGTAAATGCAGATAGCTTCAGCAAAAAATTCTGTGGAAATAGAACTATTGTTCTCTAAatatgatacacacacaaagattgtTTGATTACTTCTGACAAGGCTGAAAGGAATTTCATTAGAAAAAGGAGTGTCTCTGTCGTCATGGTACTTGGCACTTTAGACGGGTCAAATATGATTGTAGGTTGTCACATCTTTTTAATAAgatttttatctgtttgtacataCCAAACATCTGGATATTTAATCTTGTCTAATGCTGGTAGTGTTCATATTGTGTTTAGGTCGTTTCAGTATTTGTGAGATTACACTAGGCAAACTTGATTTCAGTGCCAGGTATGTGACAGAACTGATATTGCAAGCATTCCCTTATGTGAGTCATTCTTGAattctgtatgtatgtgtgtgtgtgtgtgtgtgtgtgtgtgtgtgtgtgtgcaggatGACACAGAGAGAGGAGATGATAAGATGGAGGCAGAGTCCGGTACAAGCCCTGatgaatcatcatcatcatcatcaccaatgTCATCTCAGTGTGTGCCAGCTGCATCACCCCATCCCTCCCAACAAACGTCAGACTCCAACCAGCCTGTCTGTCAACCAAGCGATGAAGTCATGTCTGTTCCAGCTCTTGTGGACATGGCCTCCTGCAGCAGGAATCTTGATGGTGAAACTAGCCAACCGACAAGTAGCCAATTGTTTGCTGGAGACAAAAAATGGACGTCGGCTCATGCCAAGAGCAAATTGTCGGCAGAAGTTAGGAAAAGTATTGTGGAAAGGTACTTTGGTGGGAAGTCAGCCACCCACATCCGTTGCTTGAATTGTGGGATTGTATCAACAAGGACAGAGACCTTTTTTGACCTTCCCTTGGCCTTTCCTGGGATGGAGGGGAGGGAGAACCTCTTGGGTGGCCACTGTGACACCCCAGCAGAGGAGCGCAGGTCAGACAAGTCAGAGTATGCCACGGTCGATCTCCCCCAGGACAGCAGGAGTGTTGTTGGGGCGGGTTCGTTGGTTTCAACAGTAGGTCCAAACTTGGAGAGTAGTGCAGAGGCAGTTAGTGCGGAATCTTTCAGTGTGCCAGGATCCAGTGCAAACAGGAGCACCTCCAGGACTTGCCTGGAGGACTTGCTAAAGCATTACCTCACCCCAGAGCGCCTCATGAAGGAAAACAGGTATCACTGCAACAAGTGCCAGAGTCTGCAGGATGCAGAAAAATCTCTGGAGATCACTGCCGCTCCGGAAATCTTGATTGTAACACTCCTGCGATTCTCCTATGATGTCAAGCTCCACAGGAGGTGCAAAATCCTGGAGGATGTGAGGTATCCCCAGATGCTGCACCTGGAAGTGGCCGACAGTGAGAGTGAGTGCAGTGCAGATGGAAGTCATGGTGGGCCCTGCACTAAGAGGACACGGCAAAACAGTGTGGGCACGGCCCACTGCTCAACTGAAAGAGAACGTATCAGGACGATTCCTTACATGCTCAGTGCGGTGATCGTGCATTCTGGGATGTCTTCGGAAAGCGGTCATTACTACTGTTACGCGTGTGATGATGTAGATGAACATGTGCAGCTGTGGAGGCATAGGATGCAGTCCAGAAGGAAATCCGATGAAGACGGTGGTGATGAGGAGAGGAAGCAAAGAGAAGAGGAGGACACACTCCCCAACAAATGGTATCTCTTCAACGACAGTCGTGTGACAGCATCAAAGTTTGAGTCCTTTGGAAACGTCACCCAGCGGTTCCCGCGAGACACACCCTACGTCCTGTTCTACAGGAAGTGCAAGGGAGACTGggaggatgaggaagaggaCTGTAGCTTGGCGGCAGCTCTAAGGGGCGTAACTTCATCATCAACCATCTCCAGGTCACTGAGAGAGAAGAAGTTGAGGAAAGATCTCCAAGAGGCCGTCAACAAGGACAACTCAATGTACATTCAGGTGATTTCCTTTTGATGTAGTGATCTTTCATTACTCCAACCTTGGTAATATTATTTTCCTAGTGCTTGTGCGTTTTTCATGCAACATTATATTATAAAAGGAATGCACTTTTGTCAAATATTCTGTAACAtgttagttttgttgttgttgatttgttttcttaaaaTCAAACTTGAGGAATAAAACATCAAACAAGTTGAGTAGGCTTGCTATaaccttaacccattgaggacggtctaattttgctacaacacgcatttcccatagaccacTGCCCAAGATAATACTCGTGACTAGTCTCCAAAGGGTGAACCAAAATGTTCTGTTCTTCATAGTCCTGCATTACTGTGTGTTATATGTGccaagaggaagaaaaaaactcAAACACAATGTCAGGAAAGAAGAAATCTGAGAAGATGTTGAGTGATTAACTGTATAAGgcatgaagaaaaatgtgctATTATCTCGTCCCATATACTTGTAGTGTGTGAAGTTTCATTTCCATTCACTCTTCTGTCTATAGGAGAGGGAGCTGGAAACCCGCAGCGCCCTGCGGAATCAACGCCCCGCCTCGGCTGCCACACCATTCTTCCCTCGCAACTTTGACGACAAGAACGACCCGCCAGGAGGGTGTGGTCTAGgcggaggagggggaggaggaggtcTTGGTCTTTCCTCAAGCAGGCTGGTATTCTAAGAGACACTTCATTGATGATAATTGCAGCGGcagcttttaaagtttagagtaGCCAACCTGAAGTAGCAATTTTCATTAAGATGACTTTGTATGTAGGCCTTTTTTTAACTGTCATAAGGAGATCAAAGTATGTTAGGAAAGCCAGAAGTCAAGGTTTCTTTTCCATAACTACTTTGAAAAGCAGATTGTAGACGAGATGTAGGGACTTCTTGTAAGACTTCAGGAATGCTACTTATTTGGTTATCTATCATCTAAATGAGGAATCTGT is a window encoding:
- the LOC140234796 gene encoding ubiquitin carboxyl-terminal hydrolase 38-like translates to MDKILLGVAASTHPEGMKRALFEKLVLCASKPLSKEEVTPIFQLSSQWITNEDGFLHEMGIQVFNAWAKYNPATFEEFFCHCFLISTVGETVTQPLSLVRFIRDCLGMLRLKRDSATKIIRMQVISLCRGLPDILVQGEICRLLLAHPDCVPEDGFTTTLCQTLITNTSVLEVPETEAELRTCVDAVASIGGLLRVIWSAHPATIIPSLKHVFNIISTVADGEARSPSLALGALVQHVPINLVEAVTKSAVSDASVADSRMTVALQRMVDWILWPNVVNIDRWIITFLTSLAAVHKFTILINVSLSTVEMMLLRLCTPVVRESAFRILSHMLLSFQHSPEAFHKIILHVPQLMERLKQEDSPSSHSCRSKVAELAYCLMYHHAGYPDLYDTLLDALREFPRPSEEAMTRRLKESAWTLHGGGLSANISSKFAPRSDTGKTGLVNLGNTCYMNSVLQALFMTSGFHDDILSYPLFNRQSIMFNIQLTFAFLTHTQRAAYAPKDFLQASRPPWFSPGSQQDCSEFLKYLLDRLDEEEKGWRKMMKKAATSLSTSLSSPSSSTSSTPVESSQEMDDTERGDDKMEAESGTSPDESSSSSSPMSSQCVPAASPHPSQQTSDSNQPVCQPSDEVMSVPALVDMASCSRNLDGETSQPTSSQLFAGDKKWTSAHAKSKLSAEVRKSIVERYFGGKSATHIRCLNCGIVSTRTETFFDLPLAFPGMEGRENLLGGHCDTPAEERRSDKSEYATVDLPQDSRSVVGAGSLVSTVGPNLESSAEAVSAESFSVPGSSANRSTSRTCLEDLLKHYLTPERLMKENRYHCNKCQSLQDAEKSLEITAAPEILIVTLLRFSYDVKLHRRCKILEDVRYPQMLHLEVADSESECSADGSHGGPCTKRTRQNSVGTAHCSTERERIRTIPYMLSAVIVHSGMSSESGHYYCYACDDVDEHVQLWRHRMQSRRKSDEDGGDEERKQREEEDTLPNKWYLFNDSRVTASKFESFGNVTQRFPRDTPYVLFYRKCKGDWEDEEEDCSLAAALRGVTSSSTISRSLREKKLRKDLQEAVNKDNSMYIQERELETRSALRNQRPASAATPFFPRNFDDKNDPPGGCGLGGGGGGGGLGLSSSRLVF